In one Paraburkholderia megapolitana genomic region, the following are encoded:
- a CDS encoding FMN-dependent NADH-azoreductase translates to MKLLHIDSSILGQHSVSRVLTSEIAARQVELHPGIDVIYRDLANDALLHLSGAHLAVFQGAAVSDAALGTDLATGGAYLDELFAADIIVIGAPMYNFSVSSQLKAWIDRVVVAGKSFKYGEKGPEGLLPKSKKVFVASSRGGVYSGGSPAAIFDHHETYLTGVLSFIGLTDITIVRAEGLNLGPDAKDASIATALADIAALAA, encoded by the coding sequence ATGAAACTTCTGCATATCGATTCCAGCATTCTCGGTCAACACTCGGTCAGCCGTGTTCTCACTTCAGAAATCGCGGCGCGACAGGTCGAACTACATCCGGGTATCGACGTCATCTACCGTGATCTCGCGAACGATGCCCTCCTGCATCTGTCCGGCGCACATCTCGCGGTCTTCCAGGGCGCGGCCGTGTCCGATGCTGCGTTAGGCACCGATCTCGCTACCGGTGGTGCATACCTCGACGAACTGTTTGCGGCCGATATCATCGTCATCGGTGCGCCGATGTACAACTTCTCGGTGTCCTCGCAGCTCAAGGCGTGGATCGATCGTGTCGTCGTCGCCGGCAAGTCCTTCAAGTACGGCGAGAAAGGTCCGGAAGGCCTGCTGCCGAAGAGCAAGAAAGTCTTCGTCGCGTCGTCGCGCGGTGGCGTCTATAGCGGCGGCAGCCCCGCAGCGATTTTCGATCATCACGAGACTTACCTGACAGGCGTGTTGTCCTTCATCGGGCTGACCGACATCACTATCGTCCGTGCTGAGGGTCTCAACCTGGGCCCTGATGCAAAGGATGCGTCGATTGCTACGGCGCTCGCCGACATCGCAGCACTGGCTGCCTGA
- a CDS encoding LysR family transcriptional regulator: MLDGVSLDQLRTFITSVDEGSFSAAARKLRRAQSAVSELVSNLEEQIGVPLFDRSGRYPKLTPAGVVLLADARGIVSGVDFMKARAKAMSSGLEPELSAVIDVFLPIEAITAAAKQFKEEFPGTPLRLYVEALGGVLQPILDGRASFGIIGPLPVVPPSMSTERLLDVGFLMVAAPDHPLAALDGIIPKAELAKHVQLVLTDRTNQSDGREVGVMSPSTWRLADLFAKHAFLLNGLGWGGMPLHAVAADIASGKLVVLQIEDVPPGGLMLPMFAIYPTAAPPGPAGRWLIDRLKLCPGKLGNTSR; this comes from the coding sequence ATGCTAGATGGTGTCTCTCTCGATCAGTTGCGAACCTTCATTACCTCGGTCGACGAGGGCAGTTTCTCCGCCGCGGCGCGTAAGCTGCGGCGAGCGCAATCTGCGGTAAGCGAGCTCGTCAGCAATCTCGAGGAACAGATTGGTGTGCCGCTGTTTGACCGCTCAGGTCGTTATCCGAAGCTGACGCCGGCCGGTGTTGTTCTGCTTGCCGATGCGCGCGGCATCGTCTCCGGTGTCGACTTCATGAAGGCGCGTGCCAAAGCCATGTCGTCGGGGCTTGAGCCGGAGCTGTCGGCAGTGATCGATGTGTTTTTGCCGATCGAGGCTATAACCGCGGCGGCGAAGCAGTTCAAGGAAGAGTTTCCGGGCACGCCGCTGCGACTCTATGTCGAAGCGCTCGGCGGTGTGCTTCAACCCATTCTTGATGGGCGTGCGAGCTTTGGCATTATCGGACCGCTGCCCGTTGTGCCACCGTCCATGTCGACGGAACGCCTGCTCGACGTTGGTTTCCTGATGGTCGCGGCTCCCGATCATCCACTTGCAGCGCTGGATGGAATCATTCCGAAAGCTGAGCTTGCCAAGCATGTCCAGCTTGTACTGACCGATAGAACGAATCAATCCGACGGGCGCGAAGTCGGTGTAATGTCGCCGTCCACCTGGCGGCTTGCCGACCTCTTCGCCAAACACGCTTTCCTTCTCAACGGCCTGGGCTGGGGTGGCATGCCGCTGCATGCCGTTGCCGCGGATATTGCCAGCGGCAAGCTCGTCGTCCTGCAGATTGAGGATGTCCCTCCCGGCGGTCTCATGCTGCCGATGTTCGCCATCTACCCGACCGCGGCGCCACCCGGGCCGGCCGGGCGGTGGCTTATCGACCGGCTGAAGCTGTGCCCGGGCAAGCTGGGAAACACTTCCCGCTAG
- a CDS encoding FAD-dependent monooxygenase — translation MQAQVVIVGAGPVGLTLAIDLGRRGIACVLVEQKAQPEFLPKMERCNARTMEIFRRLGIADRIRAAGMPEDIPMDVQIIRSMVEPPVLHLPYPSVAQARALAYESEDGSLPLEPYQLISQYTLEPLLLEVAEQLPTVTVMRSTTFLEFTERDGGVLVTVNDANDVRRTLEASYLVGCDGGASRVRKQLGIRLEGEGDIARLRQGLFYCEQLYERLPIGNGPRRGRHYLVAGGPPTFMIMQDSTRHWTVHSAVASDAEMRRVFERIVGVPLRYEMLYCAEWRQNLLLAERYGKGRVLLAGDAVHLVIPTGGLGMNTGVGDATDLAWKLAATLQGWGGPELLASYETERRQIGERVVGASRYASLGYRAWLAEVRPEIGDDTPAGVDARAHLAEVANVEQRKSNEMIGAELGYRYVDSPIIENVPGGPQHDLRAYRPTTWPGARLPHMWLADRSALHDRLRPDRFALIDVKGGHDASSLCAAFEALGAPLDVLVVPNPILRAVYERDLILVRPDLHVAWRGDRLPQGVADLARRVTGHNNMNRAACSTSSN, via the coding sequence TTGCAAGCTCAAGTGGTCATTGTTGGAGCGGGGCCGGTGGGACTGACGCTTGCGATCGATCTCGGCAGACGCGGCATTGCCTGCGTGCTCGTCGAACAGAAAGCGCAGCCTGAATTTCTGCCGAAAATGGAGCGTTGTAACGCGCGGACGATGGAGATCTTCCGGCGGCTCGGTATAGCCGATCGTATTCGCGCGGCCGGGATGCCCGAGGATATTCCGATGGACGTCCAGATCATCCGCTCCATGGTGGAGCCGCCTGTCCTGCACTTGCCCTATCCATCGGTAGCACAGGCGCGTGCGCTCGCGTACGAGTCCGAGGACGGCAGCCTGCCACTCGAACCGTATCAGCTCATCTCGCAGTACACACTCGAACCGCTTCTTCTCGAAGTGGCGGAGCAATTGCCGACGGTCACAGTGATGCGCAGCACGACGTTTCTGGAATTCACTGAGCGGGATGGTGGCGTTCTGGTCACGGTCAATGATGCAAACGATGTGAGAAGAACACTGGAGGCTAGCTACCTGGTGGGCTGCGACGGAGGCGCTAGCCGCGTGCGCAAGCAACTGGGTATTCGCCTCGAGGGCGAAGGCGATATCGCGCGGTTGAGGCAGGGTCTGTTTTACTGCGAGCAACTCTACGAGAGACTGCCGATAGGCAACGGTCCACGCCGCGGGCGCCACTATCTGGTCGCGGGTGGGCCACCTACCTTCATGATCATGCAGGACTCGACGCGGCATTGGACTGTCCATTCCGCCGTCGCGAGCGATGCTGAGATGCGGCGCGTGTTCGAGCGGATCGTCGGCGTTCCGCTGCGCTACGAGATGCTTTATTGCGCGGAGTGGCGACAGAACTTGCTGCTGGCCGAACGCTATGGCAAGGGAAGAGTGTTGCTCGCTGGCGATGCGGTACATCTCGTGATTCCTACGGGCGGGTTGGGCATGAACACCGGCGTCGGCGACGCCACCGATCTTGCGTGGAAACTGGCTGCGACGCTGCAAGGGTGGGGTGGTCCTGAGTTGCTGGCCTCGTACGAAACCGAACGGCGCCAGATTGGCGAACGGGTGGTCGGCGCATCGCGCTACGCCTCGCTTGGATATCGTGCATGGCTGGCCGAGGTGCGCCCGGAGATCGGGGACGATACGCCCGCCGGAGTAGATGCCCGCGCGCATCTTGCCGAGGTAGCGAATGTGGAGCAGCGCAAGTCGAACGAGATGATCGGCGCGGAGCTGGGCTATCGCTATGTGGATTCGCCGATCATCGAGAACGTACCGGGTGGGCCGCAGCACGATCTGCGTGCCTATCGTCCCACGACGTGGCCGGGCGCGCGGCTTCCGCACATGTGGCTCGCCGACAGAAGCGCTCTTCACGACAGGTTACGCCCGGATCGTTTTGCGTTGATCGATGTCAAGGGCGGGCACGACGCGAGTTCGCTTTGCGCTGCGTTCGAAGCGCTTGGCGCGCCGCTCGATGTGCTCGTGGTACCGAATCCCATACTACGTGCCGTCTATGAACGCGATCTCATTCTTGTGCGGCCCGACCTGCACGTCGCGTGGCGCGGCGACCGACTCCCACAGGGCGTCGCCGACCTTGCCAGGCGAGTGACAGGGCATAACAACATGAACCGCGCAGCGTGTTCGACCAGTAGCAACTGA
- a CDS encoding porin, which yields MNAQMNRARGVYTRQQILRWALLVLVACVSSASNAQSSVTLYGIIDTGFEYVTNIGPKKSSGVHVPTLTASLPSLWGLRGKEDLGGGLSAVFVLESGFAPSQGTLNQGGRLFGRQAYVGLSGSWGTVTLGRQYSQIFRALLPEDTLAPNIYAAADLDPYLTQPRVDNAITYTFKSSGLTVGVTYSLGRDAVDSAAAGGCAGQSPGNWRACKAMSAMVKYDAAQWGVGAAFDRNYGGDGTGSPLPLGSQTDTRAVIDGYVKFSSATIGAGLVHRIDHGAQTPNLFDVVSNYWWIGGSWLPVPEVALDAQFGHISVDSNASGGSVIAARAMYFLSKRTAVYVTAGHVFNERNAAFSIDGGVVPPASTPLPGVDQTGVMVGMRHQF from the coding sequence ATGAATGCACAGATGAATCGTGCCCGCGGCGTTTATACGCGGCAGCAGATATTGCGGTGGGCGCTCCTGGTGTTGGTCGCATGTGTGTCGAGCGCATCGAATGCGCAGAGTTCCGTGACTCTGTATGGAATCATCGATACGGGCTTTGAATATGTGACCAACATCGGTCCGAAGAAGTCGAGCGGAGTACATGTGCCCACATTGACGGCTTCCTTACCGTCGCTGTGGGGCCTGCGCGGCAAAGAGGATCTGGGTGGCGGCCTCAGTGCTGTTTTTGTACTGGAGTCGGGGTTTGCGCCGTCACAGGGCACGCTGAATCAAGGTGGTCGTCTATTTGGCAGGCAGGCTTATGTCGGACTTTCTGGATCATGGGGGACCGTGACTCTGGGTCGGCAATATTCGCAGATCTTCCGGGCATTGTTGCCAGAAGATACGTTGGCACCGAATATCTATGCCGCCGCCGATCTGGATCCTTACCTGACTCAACCGCGAGTCGATAACGCGATTACCTATACCTTCAAGTCGTCGGGTTTGACCGTCGGTGTGACCTATTCGCTGGGACGCGATGCGGTGGATAGTGCGGCAGCCGGAGGGTGCGCCGGTCAATCGCCAGGTAACTGGCGAGCCTGCAAAGCGATGTCTGCGATGGTGAAATACGACGCAGCACAATGGGGTGTGGGAGCAGCATTCGATCGCAACTACGGTGGGGATGGCACCGGCTCGCCCTTGCCGCTTGGCTCGCAAACCGATACGCGCGCCGTCATCGACGGCTATGTGAAATTTTCCAGCGCAACTATCGGCGCGGGACTTGTCCATCGAATCGATCACGGAGCGCAGACACCGAATCTTTTCGACGTGGTGAGCAACTACTGGTGGATTGGCGGAAGCTGGTTGCCTGTTCCGGAAGTTGCGCTCGACGCCCAGTTCGGTCATATCAGCGTAGACAGCAACGCTTCGGGAGGCTCTGTGATCGCCGCTCGCGCGATGTATTTCCTCTCCAAACGTACCGCCGTGTACGTCACGGCGGGGCATGTGTTCAATGAGCGCAACGCGGCGTTCTCGATTGACGGCGGCGTGGTCCCGCCCGCTTCGACGCCATTGCCCGGCGTCGATCAAACCGGTGTGATGGTGGGCATGCGCCACCAGTTCTGA
- a CDS encoding GNAT family N-acetyltransferase encodes MQPTHIIRKSHPTDLPFIYSGELDYIRNIEPEQEAGWKNAIPSHLRQWTSNLDRMFVVEHEGKVVGYCFWQTDDQKAVLASIYVATEQRRHGLGRRLFDKFVEDASAHGHTHLIVNVHINNPARALYEAAGFQRVRERADYLDYEYIRAQDQAV; translated from the coding sequence GTGCAACCCACGCACATCATCAGAAAATCACACCCGACAGATCTTCCTTTTATCTACAGCGGAGAACTCGATTACATCCGCAACATCGAACCCGAGCAGGAAGCTGGATGGAAAAATGCCATCCCTTCACACCTGCGACAGTGGACATCGAATCTCGATCGAATGTTCGTCGTCGAGCATGAAGGGAAAGTGGTCGGATATTGTTTTTGGCAGACGGACGACCAGAAAGCAGTTCTCGCGTCGATCTACGTTGCGACCGAACAGCGTCGACACGGCCTGGGCAGGCGTCTCTTCGACAAGTTCGTAGAGGATGCGTCGGCGCATGGTCACACGCACCTCATCGTGAACGTACACATCAATAATCCTGCCCGTGCCCTGTACGAGGCTGCAGGTTTTCAGCGGGTCCGGGAACGAGCCGACTATCTGGATTACGAATATATCCGTGCTCAAGACCAGGCAGTCTGA
- a CDS encoding SDR family NAD(P)-dependent oxidoreductase → MRIFITGSADGLGRMAARLLVADGHRVVLHARSEARAEEALSMVSGAETAVFGDLSSIEQTASVADQVNRLGHFDTVIHNAAVGYREPKRIETVDGLPHVFAINTLAPYVLTALIERPQRLVYLSSGLHQQGDTSLMDLEWKACPWVGVAAYSDSKLHDALIAFAVARRWHNVFSNALEPGWVATKMGGAGAPDDLEAAPKTQVWLATSDDPAACVSGEYFYHMRRKTPKAQARDHGVQERLLDACERLTGIRIANT, encoded by the coding sequence ATGCGAATATTCATCACGGGCTCGGCTGATGGGCTGGGCCGAATGGCAGCGCGCCTCCTGGTCGCCGACGGTCACCGTGTCGTTCTGCACGCTCGCAGCGAGGCGCGTGCAGAAGAAGCGTTGAGCATGGTATCGGGCGCGGAAACAGCGGTCTTCGGCGACTTGTCCAGCATCGAGCAGACAGCTAGCGTGGCCGACCAGGTCAATCGGCTCGGGCATTTCGACACGGTCATTCACAATGCGGCGGTCGGTTATCGCGAACCGAAACGGATTGAGACGGTCGACGGATTACCTCATGTCTTTGCTATCAATACGCTTGCACCGTATGTGCTGACTGCGTTGATCGAGAGGCCGCAGAGGCTGGTCTATTTGAGTTCTGGTCTACACCAGCAGGGCGATACAAGTCTCATGGATCTTGAATGGAAAGCGTGCCCGTGGGTTGGTGTCGCGGCCTATTCGGATTCGAAACTTCATGACGCATTGATCGCGTTTGCGGTGGCACGTCGTTGGCACAACGTATTCTCGAACGCGCTGGAGCCGGGGTGGGTTGCGACGAAAATGGGTGGCGCAGGGGCGCCTGACGATCTCGAGGCAGCGCCCAAGACGCAAGTCTGGCTTGCGACCAGTGACGACCCGGCCGCGTGCGTGAGCGGCGAATACTTCTATCACATGAGACGGAAGACGCCCAAAGCTCAAGCTCGCGATCACGGTGTGCAGGAGCGGCTGCTCGATGCATGCGAGCGTCTCACGGGTATTCGAATAGCAAATACATAG
- a CDS encoding NmrA family NAD(P)-binding protein — protein MFAITGITGKVGGIVARSLLAKGLPVRAIVRDAEKGKPWADLGCEVAIAEIEDSDALASAFKGTDGVFFMTPPNYNPEPGFPQTQRNCVSVKRAIEIARPGKIVFLSTVGAHVSEPNLLNNSSMTEEMLRSVDIPVCMLRAAWFMENAAWDVEDARSGVLSSFLQPLDHPIPMVAAKDIGHTAAGLLTESWSGHRIVELEGPGRYSANDIAAGFSAALGSAVRVRAVPRDTWEALFKSQGMSYPMPRIRMIDGFNEGWIDFEGGNAIERRFGTIALDTVLRELIS, from the coding sequence ATGTTTGCGATTACAGGTATTACAGGCAAAGTCGGCGGTATCGTTGCGCGTTCGCTGCTAGCGAAAGGGTTGCCGGTTAGGGCAATCGTTCGAGATGCCGAGAAGGGTAAGCCGTGGGCAGATCTCGGCTGCGAAGTCGCGATAGCGGAAATCGAAGATTCCGACGCGCTAGCTAGCGCGTTCAAAGGTACCGACGGTGTATTTTTCATGACGCCGCCCAACTACAATCCGGAACCCGGTTTCCCGCAGACTCAACGAAATTGCGTGTCCGTCAAGCGCGCAATCGAGATCGCCCGACCCGGCAAGATCGTGTTCCTTTCCACGGTCGGTGCACACGTCTCCGAACCGAACCTGCTGAATAATTCCAGCATGACGGAAGAAATGCTGCGTTCGGTCGATATCCCGGTCTGCATGCTACGGGCAGCGTGGTTCATGGAGAACGCTGCGTGGGACGTCGAAGACGCACGTTCGGGTGTCCTTTCCTCGTTCCTTCAGCCGCTCGATCACCCGATTCCCATGGTGGCCGCAAAAGACATTGGACATACCGCAGCCGGGTTGCTCACCGAGTCCTGGAGCGGACATCGGATCGTCGAACTCGAAGGCCCAGGTCGCTATTCGGCAAACGACATTGCGGCAGGTTTCTCTGCAGCGCTCGGTTCTGCCGTGCGTGTACGAGCTGTTCCGCGCGACACGTGGGAAGCACTCTTCAAATCGCAAGGCATGAGTTATCCGATGCCGCGCATCCGCATGATCGATGGCTTCAACGAAGGGTGGATCGACTTCGAAGGCGGGAATGCTATCGAGCGTCGGTTCGGCACGATCGCTCTCGACACTGTCCTGCGAGAACTGATCTCGTAA
- a CDS encoding DUF4148 domain-containing protein produces MKTVTINLIAAVVIALPIASHAQGPETVTRAQVRAELVQLENAGYRPRANDPHYPDDIQAAEAKIAASNANASVSTNSVSGSPAGSSASGNRANAVEMFGSVYARH; encoded by the coding sequence ATGAAAACCGTCACGATCAACCTGATCGCAGCCGTCGTTATAGCGCTGCCAATCGCTAGCCACGCCCAGGGGCCGGAGACCGTTACTCGCGCCCAGGTGCGTGCCGAGCTGGTGCAACTCGAGAACGCCGGCTACCGTCCGCGCGCGAACGATCCGCACTATCCCGACGACATCCAGGCAGCCGAAGCGAAGATCGCTGCGAGCAATGCAAATGCTTCGGTCTCGACAAACAGCGTCAGTGGCTCGCCGGCCGGCTCGTCAGCGTCGGGCAATCGCGCCAATGCGGTGGAGATGTTCGGTTCTGTTTATGCACGTCATTGA
- a CDS encoding DUF4148 domain-containing protein, whose protein sequence is MNIRQLTLVAATVLAFPIASHAQETGSGLTRAQVRADLVQIEKAGYRPGQNDRYYPTDIQAAEAKLAATNGTSVNTDSGVGGVASGTSDSSARVAFTDNSRSLFAHH, encoded by the coding sequence ATGAACATCCGTCAACTGACCCTCGTAGCCGCTACCGTCCTTGCGTTCCCGATCGCCAGCCATGCCCAGGAAACCGGCTCAGGCCTCACCCGCGCACAGGTACGCGCCGATCTCGTTCAGATCGAGAAAGCTGGCTATCGCCCAGGCCAGAACGACCGCTACTACCCCACCGACATTCAGGCAGCCGAGGCGAAACTCGCTGCTACCAACGGTACCTCGGTCAACACCGACTCTGGTGTGGGTGGCGTCGCTTCCGGGACATCCGATTCCAGTGCCCGGGTTGCTTTCACTGACAACTCGCGCTCACTGTTCGCCCACCACTGA
- a CDS encoding LysR family transcriptional regulator, which translates to MAGFDERILNGMGVLSAIVDTGSFAAAGDILDMSQSGVSRCIARLEGRLGVRLLDRTTRSVTLTDEGRRLYEQVMPLLAALEEAATSATQGVTAVRGRLRVNVDPFFSRLLLAPRLGSFIDQYPELRVELITKDQLGDMIADGFDVAVRFGEPRPSSLVARKLLDTRNLTVAAPAYLKRKGRPEQPSELESDAHQCIRFRDPETGRPFDWEFHRGRKKITVEVAGRLTVNDVVTMHSVCLAGHAIAQVMELGVEQMLADGRLVELFSDWPDDRFPLYALYPSRHHVPAKVRVFLDFISSLSAPPSRPIEKRTKPGRA; encoded by the coding sequence ATGGCCGGCTTCGATGAACGCATCTTGAACGGTATGGGCGTGCTGTCCGCGATTGTCGATACCGGCAGTTTTGCGGCAGCGGGAGACATACTTGACATGTCGCAATCGGGAGTCAGCCGTTGCATAGCGCGGCTTGAGGGACGACTCGGCGTTCGCCTTCTTGACCGCACAACGCGCTCGGTCACGCTAACCGATGAAGGCCGCCGTCTCTACGAACAGGTCATGCCACTGCTTGCCGCACTCGAGGAAGCGGCGACGTCGGCGACTCAGGGCGTGACCGCCGTGCGTGGCCGGCTAAGGGTGAACGTCGATCCGTTTTTCTCCCGACTACTGCTCGCTCCGAGGCTGGGATCATTTATCGATCAATATCCGGAACTCCGGGTTGAACTGATCACGAAGGACCAGCTCGGGGACATGATCGCCGACGGGTTTGACGTTGCGGTCAGATTTGGCGAGCCTCGACCTTCCAGTCTTGTCGCACGAAAGCTCCTGGATACGCGCAACCTGACTGTTGCAGCACCCGCCTACCTCAAGCGCAAGGGTCGCCCCGAACAGCCCTCCGAACTTGAAAGCGACGCCCATCAATGTATAAGGTTCCGGGATCCCGAAACAGGGCGGCCTTTCGACTGGGAATTCCATCGCGGGCGCAAGAAAATTACCGTCGAGGTCGCGGGACGACTCACAGTCAACGACGTGGTCACAATGCATAGCGTCTGCCTGGCCGGCCACGCGATTGCTCAGGTCATGGAACTTGGTGTGGAACAAATGCTTGCGGATGGCAGACTTGTCGAACTGTTTTCCGACTGGCCCGACGACCGGTTTCCCCTTTACGCACTCTACCCGTCCCGGCATCATGTTCCGGCCAAGGTACGCGTGTTCCTCGATTTTATTAGTTCACTCAGCGCGCCCCCTAGCAGGCCGATTGAGAAACGCACCAAGCCTGGCCGCGCGTAG
- a CDS encoding NmrA family NAD(P)-binding protein, which produces MFAITGIVDPVGGVVARVLLAAGLDVRAIVDEAAKGVEWVDQCCEVAVAEMNDADALLRAFRGVEGVFVLLSANFDPVPGSPESTVSIAALRHALTSAMPKRVVCLSTIGAHATQPGTLLQHSSIEREFGSLPMPVAFLRAAWFMESAASDIASALVSGAIPSFLFPLGKPVPMVAIADVGRMAARLLRQDWIGKKIVEIEGPHRTSPNDVAEVFSRLLGRDIRMQPVARDTWEEVFASQGMKNSLLHIQMLDGLNAGWIDFEFPKNTVKGSVPLEVVVRGLIHHTFETV; this is translated from the coding sequence ATGTTTGCGATTACCGGAATCGTCGATCCGGTGGGAGGAGTGGTTGCACGCGTTCTGCTTGCGGCTGGGTTGGACGTGCGCGCGATCGTTGACGAAGCAGCTAAAGGAGTGGAATGGGTCGACCAGTGTTGCGAAGTGGCTGTAGCGGAGATGAACGATGCAGACGCTTTGTTACGTGCTTTTCGCGGTGTCGAAGGGGTCTTCGTTCTGTTGTCAGCGAATTTTGATCCGGTGCCTGGATCTCCAGAGTCGACCGTCTCGATCGCCGCATTGAGGCACGCGCTAACTTCAGCAATGCCGAAGCGGGTAGTTTGTCTCTCCACGATTGGTGCCCACGCAACGCAGCCAGGTACCCTGCTACAACACAGCTCGATAGAGCGCGAATTCGGTTCGCTGCCTATGCCAGTCGCTTTTTTGCGCGCTGCATGGTTCATGGAGAGCGCAGCTTCGGACATTGCATCCGCACTCGTATCCGGCGCAATTCCAAGCTTCCTTTTTCCGCTCGGGAAGCCGGTTCCTATGGTGGCGATCGCCGACGTGGGTCGAATGGCAGCGCGTCTTCTTCGCCAGGATTGGATCGGTAAGAAGATCGTAGAGATCGAGGGTCCACATCGAACCTCCCCTAACGATGTCGCAGAAGTATTTTCCCGACTGCTGGGCCGTGATATTCGGATGCAACCTGTGGCTCGCGACACATGGGAGGAAGTGTTCGCCTCGCAGGGAATGAAGAACTCGTTGCTACATATCCAGATGCTGGATGGTCTCAACGCAGGATGGATCGACTTTGAATTCCCGAAAAATACCGTCAAGGGTAGTGTTCCGCTAGAAGTCGTTGTGCGCGGGCTGATTCATCACACTTTCGAAACGGTGTGA
- a CDS encoding SDR family NAD(P)-dependent oxidoreductase produces MSEKSTALIIGASRGLGLGLAREYLRRGWSVVATVRSESGQTALHELQKSYHALEIETVDITKPDEVDALFARCRDRSFELLFVNAGVTNDPQETVDQVSTEEFVRVMVTNSLSPMRVVERLVECVCPKGMIAVMSSELGSIAGNTSGGWEVYRGSKAALNTLMKSLVARRIADTRTFYVVAPGWVRTDMGGPEALLDIETSIPGVVDALEHYRGTSGLVFTNYRKEILPW; encoded by the coding sequence ATGTCCGAAAAATCAACTGCTTTAATCATCGGCGCGTCCCGCGGGCTTGGTCTGGGTCTTGCACGTGAGTATCTGCGTCGCGGGTGGAGTGTGGTTGCCACGGTGCGCAGCGAGAGCGGTCAAACAGCCTTGCACGAATTGCAGAAGTCCTACCACGCACTAGAAATTGAAACCGTCGACATCACGAAGCCTGACGAAGTGGACGCGCTATTCGCACGTTGCCGGGACAGAAGTTTCGAACTTCTTTTCGTTAACGCAGGCGTGACCAATGATCCGCAAGAGACGGTCGACCAGGTTTCGACAGAGGAATTCGTGCGAGTCATGGTGACGAATTCCTTGAGTCCCATGCGCGTTGTTGAGCGCCTGGTCGAGTGCGTTTGCCCGAAGGGAATGATTGCCGTGATGTCATCCGAGCTGGGCAGTATCGCTGGCAACACTAGTGGAGGCTGGGAGGTCTATCGCGGCAGCAAGGCCGCACTCAATACGCTGATGAAGAGCCTGGTTGCACGTCGTATAGCGGATACGCGCACTTTCTATGTAGTCGCGCCGGGATGGGTCCGTACGGACATGGGTGGCCCGGAAGCGCTCCTTGACATCGAAACGAGTATTCCCGGCGTCGTAGATGCATTGGAGCACTACCGGGGAACGTCCGGGCTGGTGTTCACGAACTATCGCAAGGAAATCCTGCCCTGGTAG
- a CDS encoding (2Fe-2S)-binding protein, which translates to MGNDPESKPDSTDADEPQQATGVVMTRRGLFRSTLAAATSVALNGVQATPVAALTENRSHTPRTNNLVRISVTINGVGHRLEVRSDVTLLDLLREQLHLTGAKKGCNRGECGACTVMLDGRRVNSCFVFAATLEGRRVTTVEGLAAGDSLHPVQRAFISCDAFQCGFCTSGQIMSAVGCIEEGHTGSNVEIREWMSGNLCRCSAYPQIAAAVETASLEMLGGAHGAV; encoded by the coding sequence ATGGGAAACGACCCGGAATCGAAACCGGACTCAACCGATGCCGATGAACCTCAACAGGCGACCGGCGTGGTCATGACTCGTCGCGGTCTGTTCCGCTCGACTCTGGCGGCTGCCACGTCAGTTGCGCTGAACGGCGTACAGGCAACACCCGTTGCTGCGTTGACGGAGAACCGGTCGCACACGCCACGCACCAACAATCTGGTGCGGATATCGGTGACGATCAACGGCGTTGGACATCGTCTCGAGGTGCGCTCGGACGTCACGTTGCTTGACTTGCTGCGAGAGCAACTGCATCTCACCGGCGCGAAGAAAGGCTGCAACCGCGGCGAGTGTGGTGCCTGCACCGTTATGCTGGATGGGCGACGGGTCAACTCCTGTTTTGTGTTTGCTGCGACCCTGGAGGGACGCCGTGTGACGACGGTCGAAGGACTCGCTGCAGGCGATTCGCTGCATCCGGTGCAGCGTGCGTTCATAAGCTGCGACGCGTTCCAGTGCGGGTTCTGCACGTCGGGGCAGATCATGTCTGCGGTCGGCTGCATTGAAGAAGGGCACACAGGGTCCAACGTGGAGATCCGCGAGTGGATGAGCGGAAATCTCTGCCGATGTTCGGCCTATCCGCAGATCGCCGCGGCGGTCGAGACGGCCTCGCTCGAAATGCTCGGAGGCGCACATGGAGCCGTTTGA